One window of Dermacentor albipictus isolate Rhodes 1998 colony chromosome 9, USDA_Dalb.pri_finalv2, whole genome shotgun sequence genomic DNA carries:
- the LOC139049809 gene encoding uncharacterized protein: protein MGQAKREGWVCKTCRANKKQPSSSQSDSAQAAGNNDAILALVAEIKDVKKSLEVLPALHSKVDSLLFLKAEFLNLSKTVSDLEDAVTFLSKQYETTREQLKLSEEAARTADREIQKLNETVRVQAEILQRLQHDQNESEQHSRKANLEIRGMPVADKEDLKKILHDLADKIDLPEFSVDTHVVAVHRLSGKTDTVPTVLVRFSTVNMKENWMRARGKLRQLCESKVLPKLYFNDNLTKANRHLFWLARAAGKLHKYKFVWVRAGKIFAKKDEVSPLIRITNEMDVEKIQ, encoded by the coding sequence ATGGGACAGGCGAAACGTGAGGGTTGGGTATGCAAGACCTGCAGAGCGAACAAAAAGCAACCTTCTTCATCCCAGTCGGATTCAGCGCAGGCGGCAGGCAATAACGACGCTATTTTAGCTCTTGTTGCGGAAATCAAGGACGTAAAAAAAAGCTTAGAAGTACTACCGGCACTGCATTCTAAGGTTGACTCGCTCTTGTTTCTGAAAGCCGAATTCTTAAATCTGTCGAAGACCGTCTCTGaccttgaagacgccgtcactttCTTGTCAAAGCAGTACGAGACTACACGTGAACAGCTCAAGTTGTCTGAAGAAGCAGCCAGGACCGCAGACAGAGAAATTCAGAAGTTAAATGAGACTGTCCGTGTTCAGGCTGAGATTTTGCAACGATTGCAGCACGATCAAAATGAATCTGAACAGCACAGCAGAAAGGCAAATTTGGAAATTCGTGGCATGCCAGTTGCTGATAAGGAAGACTTGAAAAAAATACTGCATGATCTGGCTGATAAAATTGATTTACCCGAATTTTCTGTTGATACTCACGTCGTTGCTGTCCACCGACTTTCTGGCAAAACAGACACTGTCCCTACAGTCTTGGTTCGTTTCTCAAcggtaaacatgaaagaaaactggATGAGGGCTCGTGGAAAGCTTCGACAGCTCTGTGAATCCAAAGTACTTCCGAAGCTCTACTTTAATGACAATCTAACCAAGGCAAATCGGCATCTGTTCTGGCTTGCCCGGGCCGCAGGCAAGCTACACAAGTACAAGTTCGTGTGGGTGAGAGCAGGCAAAATCTTCGCTAAGAAGGACGAAGTCTCTCCACTCATTCGCATTACCAATGAAATGGATGTTGAAAAAATCCAATGA